One stretch of Muribaculum intestinale DNA includes these proteins:
- a CDS encoding zinc ribbon domain-containing protein, with the protein MEQKFCQSCGMPLTNEILGTNTDGTLNEDYYIYCYKDGKFAQDMTMEQMIDHCAQFTDEINKQSGQNLTQEQAKDMMRQFFPHLKRWKK; encoded by the coding sequence ATGGAACAAAAATTCTGTCAAAGCTGTGGTATGCCGCTAACAAACGAAATCCTCGGTACGAATACCGATGGCACACTCAATGAAGATTATTACATCTACTGCTACAAAGATGGCAAGTTTGCGCAGGATATGACTATGGAGCAGATGATTGACCACTGCGCCCAATTCACTGATGAGATAAACAAGCAGTCAGGACAGAACTTGACACAGGAACAGGCTAAAGACATGATGCGTCAATTCTTCCCTCACCTTAAACGCTGGAAAAAATAG
- the dmpI gene encoding 4-oxalocrotonate tautomerase DmpI — MPYISVESGALTSEQKKELIERLTATASKITNIPAQFFTVTIKELPDENFGIGGKSIDEIKRNHKP; from the coding sequence ATGCCCTACATATCAGTTGAAAGCGGAGCATTAACCTCCGAACAAAAGAAAGAACTTATCGAGCGATTGACAGCGACTGCCTCCAAGATAACCAATATTCCGGCACAGTTCTTCACGGTCACAATCAAGGAATTGCCGGATGAGAACTTTGGTATAGGCGGCAAGTCAATAGATGAAATCAAACGCAACCACAAGCCATGA
- a CDS encoding tyrosine-type recombinase/integrase produces the protein MTEFVSGIAPLIKRFIAFRVASEHWNVTSYEVCMRLFDRYCHHRYPGESILTQQMVDGWCAKRDTESGKSCQTRAYPIIAFVKYLKSRGLTNVNPPKLPKKMRSTYVPHAFSEDELRRFFNGCDTLSGPLTKQNRIRNISIPVFFRLLYSSGVRTTEARLLRCEDVDLETGVLNIRLSKGYDQHFVVLHDSMLQLMREYDKAIADIFPERTYFFPARNNSFHDNSWVSDNFRKIWKNVSPCHAVPYALRHHYATTNINNWINRGMDFNSKLLYLSKSMGHSVIESTAYYYSLVPGLSDIIEERTQESFDNIVPDLTDVNHEETE, from the coding sequence ATGACTGAATTTGTTTCGGGGATAGCTCCGTTGATAAAGCGGTTTATCGCTTTCAGAGTCGCTTCTGAACACTGGAATGTCACCTCTTATGAAGTCTGCATGCGTCTGTTCGATCGATATTGCCACCACCGATATCCGGGCGAAAGCATTCTGACTCAACAAATGGTTGATGGATGGTGCGCCAAACGGGATACTGAAAGTGGAAAATCGTGCCAGACAAGGGCCTATCCGATAATAGCTTTCGTAAAATATCTCAAATCAAGAGGGTTGACCAACGTAAATCCACCGAAGCTTCCCAAAAAGATGCGTTCGACATACGTCCCTCATGCTTTTTCAGAAGATGAACTACGAAGATTTTTCAATGGATGCGACACTCTGTCCGGCCCTTTGACCAAACAAAACAGAATCCGCAATATATCTATACCGGTATTCTTCAGACTACTATACAGTTCTGGAGTGCGAACTACGGAGGCTCGTCTGCTCAGATGTGAGGATGTCGACCTTGAAACTGGAGTACTCAATATCAGGCTATCTAAGGGATATGACCAGCACTTTGTCGTCCTACACGATAGTATGCTTCAGCTTATGCGGGAATACGACAAGGCGATAGCTGACATATTCCCTGAACGGACTTATTTCTTTCCCGCAAGAAATAACTCTTTTCATGATAATTCATGGGTATCTGACAATTTTCGGAAAATCTGGAAAAATGTAAGTCCATGTCATGCTGTTCCCTACGCGCTGAGACATCATTATGCCACAACCAATATAAACAACTGGATTAACCGCGGCATGGATTTTAACTCAAAGTTGTTATATCTGTCCAAGAGCATGGGGCACAGTGTGATAGAGAGCACTGCCTATTACTACTCCCTCGTGCCCGGACTCTCCGATATTATAGAAGAGAGGACACAAGAATCCTTCGATAACATTGTCCCTGATTTAACCGATGTCAACCATGAAGAAACCGAATAA
- a CDS encoding tyrosine-type recombinase/integrase, with protein MKKPNKEAVAFSRHINDWLTVYVPTVQSSSAHTVKNHHDALSLFLHFITQVKGLDARTFSFKLLERQVIEEWILWLKNDRKNSSETCNNRLASIRAFIKYLSEKDVSLTYLACESAQIPRQRSVRKKVEGLSKNAVKALLNAPDTNTSTGRRDLVFLILMYGTAARIDEVLSMKIQHLHLHASKPYATIIGKGNKVRTLYLLPKVVAHLEKYIVEFHPTQLDPDSYVFYSRIKGTSTKMTQPAIAKRLHKYAAVANGECPEVPLNLHAHQIRHAKASHWLEDGMNIVQISFLLGHADVKTTMVYLDITTEQEEKALATIENEKDREIPKKWKKAPQSFAELCGLRVIK; from the coding sequence ATGAAGAAACCGAATAAAGAGGCCGTTGCATTCTCGCGCCATATCAATGACTGGTTGACTGTCTATGTGCCAACCGTCCAATCAAGCAGCGCCCATACAGTGAAGAACCATCATGACGCACTGTCTCTGTTCCTACATTTTATAACTCAGGTAAAAGGTCTTGATGCCAGGACTTTCTCTTTCAAGCTTCTTGAACGTCAGGTCATAGAAGAATGGATACTTTGGCTGAAGAATGACAGAAAAAACTCTTCCGAAACGTGCAACAACCGCCTTGCATCCATCAGGGCATTTATCAAATACCTATCCGAGAAAGATGTCAGCCTGACATATCTGGCCTGCGAGTCTGCTCAAATACCAAGACAGAGGTCAGTCCGTAAGAAAGTCGAGGGATTGAGTAAGAATGCGGTGAAAGCATTGTTGAATGCACCTGATACGAATACTTCAACTGGACGCCGTGATCTCGTGTTTCTCATATTGATGTATGGCACTGCCGCACGAATAGACGAGGTGCTGTCTATGAAGATACAACATCTTCATCTTCATGCCTCCAAGCCATACGCTACGATAATAGGAAAGGGGAATAAGGTCAGAACCCTCTATCTGCTTCCAAAAGTTGTGGCGCATCTTGAAAAATATATAGTGGAGTTCCATCCAACGCAACTAGATCCGGATTCCTATGTATTTTATTCACGGATAAAAGGGACTAGCACCAAGATGACTCAACCTGCTATTGCAAAACGACTTCATAAATATGCGGCAGTAGCTAATGGAGAATGCCCGGAAGTCCCATTGAACCTGCACGCCCATCAAATAAGACATGCGAAAGCCTCTCATTGGCTTGAAGATGGCATGAATATCGTACAGATATCTTTTCTCCTTGGACATGCTGATGTCAAAACTACTATGGTTTATCTTGATATTACAACCGAGCAGGAAGAAAAGGCTCTTGCCACAATTGAGAACGAAAAAGACAGAGAAATACCTAAAAAATGGAAGAAGGCTCCTCAATCTTTTGCTGAACTCTGCGGTCTCCGTGTCATAAAATGA
- a CDS encoding YciI family protein yields MFIAILTYKKPLDEVDQFLQAHREYLANHYADGDFIASGPQNPRVGGVIMMKAESREAVDAIIAEDPFHINGIADYQIVEFTPTMFITEELKSMLL; encoded by the coding sequence ATGTTTATTGCAATTCTCACATACAAAAAGCCGCTGGACGAAGTTGACCAATTTCTTCAGGCGCACCGTGAATATCTCGCCAACCACTATGCCGACGGAGATTTCATCGCATCAGGCCCGCAGAATCCGCGTGTCGGTGGCGTGATAATGATGAAAGCAGAAAGCCGTGAAGCGGTCGATGCTATCATCGCCGAAGATCCGTTTCACATAAACGGCATTGCCGATTATCAGATTGTGGAGTTTACTCCGACGATGTTTATAACGGAGGAGTTAAAGTCGATGTTACTATGA
- a CDS encoding GNAT family N-acetyltransferase translates to MSLILRPYQPTDANVIATWLKSEYLMRQWCADRYERFPVTPENMNSYHQQYIDGHNSIALTMVDGEEIVGYITLRTPADDLSEQRLGFVIVDDSKRGKGLGKTLVSMAVDYAFCKLEATKVSLGVFENNPAAIRCYKSVGFHRVGRQETESYRCLGETWNCIEMEYQNNITIRIIKSDEAMLLTEFLYEAIYQPEGTQKVPRTVLQQPMIWAYVKDFGKLPDDICLVAVVDGLIVGATWSRLGCSYGKVDDSTPELAISVYPEYRGKGIGTRLLSSLLDAIHKIGYGKVSLSVDKSNYAVGMYLKAGFEILEEREDDYLMVKRWKNE, encoded by the coding sequence ATGAGCCTTATCCTCAGACCATATCAGCCCACGGATGCCAACGTAATCGCCACTTGGCTTAAAAGCGAATATCTTATGCGCCAATGGTGCGCTGACCGATATGAGAGGTTTCCTGTCACGCCGGAAAATATGAACTCATATCATCAGCAATACATTGACGGACATAACTCTATTGCTCTGACTATGGTTGACGGTGAAGAGATTGTCGGGTATATTACTCTACGCACTCCGGCAGATGATTTATCCGAACAACGTCTTGGTTTTGTTATTGTTGATGACTCAAAGCGTGGCAAAGGATTGGGAAAAACTCTTGTCAGCATGGCGGTTGATTATGCATTCTGCAAACTCGAAGCCACAAAAGTGTCATTGGGCGTGTTTGAAAACAATCCGGCTGCAATACGTTGTTATAAATCGGTTGGATTCCATCGTGTTGGCAGGCAAGAAACTGAGAGTTACAGATGTCTTGGTGAAACATGGAATTGTATTGAAATGGAATACCAGAATAATATTACAATACGCATAATTAAATCCGACGAAGCAATGCTCTTGACCGAATTCCTTTATGAAGCCATATATCAGCCGGAAGGAACTCAGAAAGTGCCTCGCACTGTATTGCAACAACCCATGATATGGGCGTATGTAAAAGATTTCGGCAAATTGCCGGATGATATATGTCTGGTGGCTGTTGTTGACGGTCTGATTGTCGGGGCGACATGGTCGAGGCTCGGCTGTTCATACGGCAAGGTTGATGACTCAACGCCTGAATTGGCAATCTCCGTTTATCCCGAATACCGAGGCAAAGGCATCGGCACAAGGCTTCTTTCTTCCTTATTGGATGCTATTCATAAAATAGGATATGGAAAAGTCTCATTGTCGGTCGATAAATCCAATTATGCCGTAGGCATGTATCTTAAAGCCGGTTTTGAGATATTGGAAGAAAGAGAAGATGATTATCTAATGGTTAAGCGTTGGAAAAATGAGTGA
- a CDS encoding mobilization protein, giving the protein MATKSSIHIKPCNIASSEAHNRRTAEYIRNIGMSKIYVVSELSADNEQWINPNFGTPELQTHYDNIKRMVKEKTGRAMQEKERERKGKNGKIIKVAGCSPIREGVLLIRPETTLADVREFGEECQRRWGITPLQIFLHKDEGHWLGEKPDAEDKESFQVGEKWFKPNYHAHIVFDWMNHDTGKSRKLNDEDMAKMQTLASDILMMERGQSKNVTGKEHLERNDFIIEKQKAELQRIEETKRHKEQQVSLAEQELKQVKSEIRTDKLKSVATDAATAIASGVGSLFGSGKLKDLEQTNENLRHEIAKRDKGIDELKAKMQQMQEQHGKQIRNLQGIHNQELETKDKEISRLNTILEKAFNWFPLLKEMLRMEKLCYAIGFTKDMINSLLTKKEAIRCNGKIYSEEHRRKFDIKNDIFKIEKSSVDNNKLVLTINRQPIGEWFKEQWEKLRQGLRQSAEEPRKSRGFKL; this is encoded by the coding sequence ATGGCAACAAAATCAAGCATACATATCAAGCCTTGCAACATCGCATCGAGCGAGGCACACAACCGAAGGACTGCCGAGTATATACGAAACATCGGGATGTCCAAAATCTATGTTGTGTCCGAACTTTCTGCCGACAACGAACAATGGATAAACCCGAACTTCGGCACTCCCGAACTGCAAACGCACTACGACAATATCAAACGGATGGTCAAGGAAAAGACCGGACGTGCCATGCAGGAAAAAGAGCGGGAACGCAAAGGAAAAAATGGTAAAATAATCAAGGTGGCAGGATGTTCCCCCATTCGTGAGGGTGTACTGCTCATCAGACCGGAAACCACACTGGCTGATGTGCGTGAATTTGGCGAAGAGTGCCAAAGACGCTGGGGCATCACGCCACTCCAAATATTCCTGCATAAGGACGAAGGACATTGGCTGGGTGAAAAACCTGACGCAGAAGACAAAGAGAGTTTTCAAGTGGGTGAAAAATGGTTTAAGCCGAATTATCATGCCCATATTGTTTTTGACTGGATGAACCACGATACAGGAAAGAGCCGTAAACTCAATGACGAGGATATGGCAAAAATGCAGACTTTGGCATCAGACATTCTAATGATGGAACGTGGGCAATCAAAAAATGTTACTGGTAAGGAGCATTTGGAACGAAATGACTTCATCATTGAGAAGCAGAAAGCCGAACTACAACGTATAGAGGAAACCAAGCGACACAAGGAACAACAAGTAAGCCTTGCCGAGCAGGAACTCAAACAAGTAAAATCGGAAATACGCACCGACAAACTCAAAAGTGTAGCTACCGATGCAGCCACAGCCATAGCAAGCGGTGTCGGTTCTCTTTTCGGAAGCGGAAAATTGAAAGATTTGGAACAAACCAATGAGAATTTACGTCATGAAATTGCCAAGCGTGACAAGGGTATTGATGAATTAAAAGCCAAGATGCAACAAATGCAGGAACAGCACGGCAAGCAGATTCGGAACCTACAAGGAATACATAATCAAGAGCTTGAAACCAAAGACAAGGAAATATCCCGATTGAACACCATTCTTGAAAAAGCGTTCAACTGGTTCCCTTTACTCAAAGAGATGTTGAGAATGGAAAAACTCTGCTATGCCATCGGATTTACCAAAGATATGATAAACAGTCTTTTGACAAAAAAGGAAGCAATCAGATGCAATGGGAAAATCTATTCCGAAGAGCATAGACGAAAGTTTGACATAAAGAACGATATTTTCAAGATTGAGAAAAGTTCGGTTGATAATAATAAATTGGTGCTTACAATAAACAGGCAACCAATAGGCGAATGGTTCAAAGAGCAATGGGAGAAACTTCGGCAAGGTTTACGACAATCAGCGGAAGAGCCAAGAAAAAGTAGAGGATTCAAGTTATAA
- a CDS encoding GNAT family N-acetyltransferase — protein MIETERLILRPWLKDDILPFSAINSDEEVMEYLPKCLSLEETVQFYNRIVAEHDRFGYGLYAVETKSDGLFIGYVGFHHFDFDAGFSPGVEIGWRLAKEYWNQGYATEAAKACLDYARINHLFNEIYSFTTVGNHRSERVMQKIGMSRVCFFTHPSLPEGHKLKPHVLYKLELCPTYQLKAEH, from the coding sequence ATGATTGAAACTGAGCGACTTATTCTGCGCCCTTGGCTGAAGGATGATATACTTCCATTTTCTGCAATCAACAGTGACGAGGAGGTTATGGAATATCTGCCCAAATGTCTTTCTTTGGAAGAAACGGTGCAGTTTTATAATCGTATAGTTGCCGAGCATGATAGGTTTGGCTACGGACTTTATGCGGTGGAAACAAAAAGCGATGGCCTCTTTATCGGTTATGTCGGATTCCATCATTTTGATTTTGATGCGGGGTTTTCTCCCGGGGTTGAGATTGGTTGGAGACTTGCTAAAGAATATTGGAATCAAGGTTACGCTACCGAAGCCGCAAAAGCCTGTCTTGATTATGCGCGGATAAATCATTTGTTCAATGAAATTTATTCATTCACGACGGTAGGCAACCATCGCTCGGAACGAGTGATGCAGAAAATCGGAATGAGTCGAGTGTGCTTTTTCACTCATCCCTCATTGCCTGAAGGTCATAAATTGAAGCCTCATGTACTTTATAAATTGGAATTATGCCCTACATATCAGTTGAAAGCGGAGCATTAA